A window of the Corallococcus exiguus genome harbors these coding sequences:
- a CDS encoding L-threonylcarbamoyladenylate synthase: protein MPAAVAPILEVDVEHPSPRHIARAVEVLEKGGLIAYPTDTYYGIGCDLNAKKAIERLYQLKGRDKKKPLSLLCPDLSDVARYAHVSNFAYRAMKGLTPGAFTFILEATRLVPEVMMTKQKQVGLRVPDAALPRELAKALGRPLITTSATHTDGTVLSDARDIKTALGHGLDLILDGGVTLNEPSTVVSLIGDTLEILRQGKGSLES, encoded by the coding sequence ATGCCCGCCGCCGTCGCTCCCATCCTCGAGGTGGACGTGGAACACCCCTCGCCCCGCCACATCGCACGCGCGGTGGAGGTGCTGGAGAAGGGCGGCCTCATCGCCTATCCCACGGACACGTACTACGGCATCGGCTGTGATTTGAACGCAAAGAAAGCCATTGAGCGGCTGTACCAGCTCAAGGGCCGCGACAAGAAGAAGCCCTTGTCACTGCTGTGTCCGGACCTGTCGGACGTGGCCCGCTACGCGCACGTGAGCAACTTCGCCTACCGCGCCATGAAGGGGCTCACCCCGGGTGCCTTCACCTTCATCCTGGAGGCCACACGCCTGGTGCCAGAGGTGATGATGACGAAGCAGAAGCAGGTGGGCCTGCGAGTGCCGGACGCTGCCTTGCCCCGCGAGCTGGCGAAAGCGCTCGGCCGCCCGCTCATCACCACGTCGGCAACCCATACCGACGGTACGGTTCTTTCGGACGCTCGGGATATCAAGACGGCGCTGGGGCATGGGCTGGATTTGATTCTTGACGGAGGCGTCACTTTGAACGAGCCGTCCACGGTGGTTTCACTGATAGGCGATACGCTTGAAATCCTGAGGCAAGGCAAGGGTAGTCTGGAGTCCTGA
- the xerD gene encoding site-specific tyrosine recombinase XerD translates to MEGLLDAFIAFIRAERGLSGKTVDAYAADLTVYFEDLRSRGKDDVARVKQEDVLAHLVTLGKRGLGRRSQARHLAALRVFHRFLVAERLADKDPTEDVDTPKSPRKLPVFLTLEEVEQLLAAPDERTVTGLRDKAMLEVLYATGLRVTELCTLELNNVQLTSGYLVTRGKGSKERIVPLGRVAIEKVQEYLAHSRPEFLGKRQADALFVTPRGEGFTRQGFWKLLKRYALKAGILKPLSPHKLRHSFATHLVERGADLRAVQQMLGHADLATTQIYTHVNGARLRKVYDEFHPRSDAFKPKPSARKRPSAP, encoded by the coding sequence ATGGAAGGACTGCTCGACGCGTTCATCGCCTTCATCCGCGCGGAGCGGGGCCTGTCCGGCAAGACGGTGGACGCCTACGCGGCGGACCTCACCGTGTACTTCGAGGACCTGCGCTCGCGCGGCAAGGACGACGTGGCGCGCGTCAAACAGGAGGACGTGCTCGCGCACCTGGTGACGCTGGGCAAGCGGGGCCTGGGGCGCCGCAGCCAGGCGCGCCATCTGGCCGCGCTGCGCGTCTTCCACCGCTTCCTCGTGGCGGAGCGGCTGGCGGACAAGGACCCCACGGAGGACGTGGACACGCCGAAGTCGCCCCGGAAGCTGCCCGTGTTCCTCACGCTGGAGGAGGTGGAGCAGCTGCTCGCCGCGCCCGACGAGCGCACCGTCACGGGCCTGCGCGACAAGGCCATGCTGGAGGTGCTCTACGCCACCGGCCTGCGCGTGACGGAGCTGTGCACGCTGGAGCTCAACAACGTGCAGCTCACGTCCGGCTACCTCGTCACCCGGGGCAAGGGCTCCAAGGAGCGCATCGTCCCGCTGGGGCGCGTGGCGATTGAGAAGGTCCAGGAGTACCTGGCCCATTCGCGGCCGGAGTTCCTGGGCAAGCGCCAGGCGGACGCTCTGTTCGTCACGCCGCGCGGGGAGGGCTTCACGCGGCAGGGCTTCTGGAAGCTGCTCAAGCGCTACGCGTTGAAGGCCGGCATCCTGAAGCCGCTGTCGCCGCACAAGCTGCGCCACTCGTTCGCCACGCACCTGGTGGAGCGCGGCGCGGACCTGCGCGCGGTGCAGCAGATGCTGGGCCACGCGGACCTGGCGACGACGCAGATCTACACGCACGTCAACGGCGCCCGCCTGCGCAAGGTGTACGACGAGTTCCACCCGCGCAGCGACGCGTTCAAGCCCAAGCCCTCCGCGCGCAAGCGTCCATCCGCGCCGTGA